The window TGAAGGCTGGACACCTGCTTTATCAGTGTCTCGTTCTGTTGCTGCATAATTGTTAAAGAAGAGTTTAATTGAAGAAACATATCAACCAGAAGATCATGTGGTATTTTATGAAGTTCATCTCTTGAAATTGTTTGTTTTTCCATAACTCAAGTATACCACAAAACCGGCCAAAAAGCCAGTATTTATGGGCACTTCAGCGATAATATGAACAACAAATATCAAGCGATAAAGGTAAAACATATATCGAGGCCGACCATTAAATCATGCTGGGAGTTACCTTTTTGATTGTCTTTTTCTGCTCAATGGCAAGGCCGTCCATCAACCACCGATACTGCTGGGTAGTGATTGCTTTTACCTCGACCTCGTTACGGGGCCATTGGAACCGTCCGTTGGCTAAGCGCTTATACGCACATCTCCCTCATAAACCAATGCTTTCATGCGATCGGTACGCCTGCCGCAGAACAAAAAGATGTTTCCCTGTTCATAGGGATCCATATGGAAGTCATTTTTAATTGTGGCAGCCAGACCATCAATACCACGCCGTAAGTCAGTGTATCCACATGCGATGAAGATTCGCTTGAAGCCTGTTGCATCGTTAAACATAGGAGACAACCTCTAATGCCAGTGCAAGCAGTTCTTTTGTTGTGTTAGAATTGACCCCGATAACAAGGCCATTCTTCTCTATGGTAAGCTGAGGTATGAAAGAATGAATGGCCGTTGGTGCTTGTGGAAAAG of the Ruminiclostridium papyrosolvens DSM 2782 genome contains:
- the tnpB gene encoding IS66 family insertion sequence element accessory protein TnpB (TnpB, as the term is used for proteins encoded by IS66 family insertion elements, is considered an accessory protein, since TnpC, encoded by a neighboring gene, is a DDE family transposase.) → MFNDATGFKRIFIACGYTDLRRGIDGLAATIKNDFHMDPYEQGNIFLFCGRRTDRMKALVYEGDVRISA